One genomic segment of Chitinophaga sancti includes these proteins:
- a CDS encoding glycoside hydrolase family 140 protein, with the protein MKWNTLLYLLLLPFFTYGQSKTLPLKISKDGHFFQTADGQPFFWLGDTGWLLFTNLNESEVDHYLADRQQKGFNVIQVMLLPKLAAVNQKGDSALLKSNIAAPQKKYFDFVATVVDKAAAKGLYMALVPVWGGAVKEGKVSPAAAANYAHFLATRFHDKKNIIWLNGGDIKGSDSSAVWNAIGNTLHKEDSVHLMTFHPRGRAQSSDWFHHAAWLNFNMFQSGHQRYNQDTTKRKYGEDNFRYVQADYKLTPVKPVLDGEPSYESIPQGLHDPKDPYWSDKDVRRYAYWSVFAGGAGFTYGHNSVMQFHKAKEKGVYGVREVYTDALNAPGAGQMKYLKQLLLSRSYFDRVPDQSLLAKDTGTQHQRILATRGKTYAFYYTATGRSIPVQLGKIEAGYIKASWYDPRTGYTSRIGTFPNKGVKVFDPPGKEEEGNDWVLILDRS; encoded by the coding sequence ATTACTCCCGTTCTTCACTTACGGGCAAAGTAAAACCCTGCCACTGAAGATCTCAAAGGACGGGCACTTTTTTCAGACAGCTGATGGGCAGCCTTTCTTCTGGTTAGGAGATACCGGTTGGTTATTGTTTACCAACCTGAATGAATCGGAGGTAGATCATTATCTGGCCGATCGCCAGCAGAAAGGATTCAATGTGATCCAGGTAATGCTGTTGCCAAAGCTGGCCGCCGTGAATCAAAAAGGAGATTCCGCATTGTTGAAAAGCAATATTGCTGCACCTCAGAAAAAGTACTTCGATTTCGTAGCAACTGTCGTTGATAAAGCTGCGGCCAAAGGACTCTACATGGCATTGGTGCCGGTATGGGGAGGGGCTGTCAAAGAAGGCAAGGTGTCGCCAGCCGCTGCTGCTAATTATGCGCACTTCCTCGCTACCCGTTTTCATGATAAAAAGAACATTATCTGGCTGAATGGTGGCGATATCAAAGGAAGTGACTCTTCTGCGGTATGGAATGCTATTGGCAATACCCTGCACAAAGAAGACTCCGTACATCTGATGACCTTTCATCCGAGAGGCCGTGCCCAATCTTCCGACTGGTTCCACCATGCAGCCTGGCTGAATTTCAATATGTTTCAGTCTGGCCACCAGCGCTATAACCAGGATACGACAAAAAGAAAATACGGCGAAGATAATTTCAGGTATGTACAGGCAGATTATAAACTGACACCTGTAAAACCAGTATTGGATGGAGAACCATCTTACGAAAGTATTCCACAGGGTTTGCATGATCCAAAAGACCCTTACTGGTCAGATAAGGATGTGCGTCGTTACGCCTACTGGTCAGTATTTGCCGGTGGTGCCGGGTTTACCTATGGACATAATTCAGTGATGCAGTTTCACAAAGCAAAAGAGAAAGGCGTATATGGTGTAAGAGAAGTGTATACAGATGCACTCAATGCACCGGGAGCAGGTCAGATGAAATACCTGAAACAATTATTGCTCTCCCGTTCCTACTTTGATCGTGTACCTGATCAGTCATTGCTGGCAAAGGATACAGGTACGCAGCATCAGCGCATTCTGGCTACAAGAGGAAAGACATATGCCTTCTATTATACTGCTACTGGTCGCAGTATTCCTGTACAGTTAGGAAAGATAGAAGCGGGTTATATCAAAGCATCGTGGTATGATCCACGCACCGGGTATACCTCCCGGATAGGCACATTTCCAAACAAAGGCGTGAAAGTCTTTGACCCACCGGGCAAGGAAGAAGAAGGGAATGACTGGGTATTGATCTTAGACAGGTCTTAA
- a CDS encoding glycoside hydrolase family 43 protein, producing MACRSGKDVYLFTSFREPGQDGLHLLYSHNGYNWTDIPGSFLTPTTGGKIMRDPSIQQGPDGTFHLVWTSAWKGDKGFGYASSKDLIHWSDERYIPVMEHEPTAVNVWAPELFYDDENNQFLIIWSTTIPNRFPKGAEEENNNHRLYYTTTRDFVTFSPAKLFFDPGYSVIDGTIVKEANHRYILVVKDNTRPERDIKVAFSEHATGPFQAISAPFTDKLTEGPSATKVGKEWLIYYDNYGTHHYGAIKTIDFKSFTDISAKVSLPTGHKHGTIFKTTKRVLKGLLSQTK from the coding sequence ATGGCCTGCCGCTCCGGGAAGGATGTGTACCTCTTCACATCTTTCCGGGAGCCCGGCCAGGATGGCCTTCATTTGTTATATAGCCACAATGGCTATAACTGGACGGACATTCCCGGCTCATTCCTTACACCCACAACAGGTGGAAAAATCATGCGGGACCCCAGTATTCAGCAAGGCCCTGATGGCACATTTCACCTTGTATGGACGAGTGCCTGGAAAGGTGATAAAGGCTTTGGTTATGCAAGCTCCAAAGACCTGATCCACTGGTCAGACGAACGATATATTCCCGTGATGGAACATGAACCCACAGCTGTAAATGTCTGGGCGCCAGAACTCTTCTATGATGATGAAAATAACCAGTTCCTCATCATCTGGAGTACCACCATTCCCAATCGTTTTCCCAAAGGCGCCGAAGAAGAAAACAACAACCACCGGCTGTATTATACCACCACACGGGATTTCGTGACCTTTTCACCTGCAAAGCTCTTCTTTGACCCGGGCTACAGTGTGATAGACGGTACGATCGTAAAAGAAGCGAACCACAGGTACATACTGGTGGTTAAAGACAACACCCGTCCTGAAAGGGATATTAAGGTGGCATTCAGCGAGCATGCTACAGGTCCATTTCAGGCGATTTCAGCGCCTTTTACAGATAAACTGACTGAAGGCCCATCCGCGACCAAAGTAGGGAAGGAATGGCTTATTTATTACGATAACTATGGCACACACCATTACGGCGCAATAAAAACAATCGATTTCAAAAGCTTTACCGATATCTCAGCCAAAGTCTCACTGCCAACCGGACATAAACACGGCACCATATTCAAAACCACGAAAAGGGTCCTGAAAGGACTTTTATCCCAAACCAAATAA
- a CDS encoding SusC/RagA family TonB-linked outer membrane protein: MRVSLTILLTICCAVTYAQDTTHHPPDSMKVRDLNETVVIGYGVVKKRDLTGAVYTIKKDVIMQAPVANPLESLQGRVPGMDITRSSGAPGAGADVLIRGTRSIAGGNGPLYIIDGLQGGSMSYLNPSDIESVEVLKDASATAIYGSQGANGVVIITTKKGKPGKTKVSYNGYYGANGYTQYPAPRMGESYLQLRREAWRASLNPGETLPDDATIFANQGEYDAIQKGQWVNWVDLLMHNSTQQSHSVSVSGGTDKTKAFMSFGYYRENGALKYTNLTRYSVRLNLDQEISRFAKAGIQSQINYTSLNKRKDPMSVALSTTPLGVPYDAYGNVNVYPVAGNTNTISPLTDDRGPTVATDQTIGATVFMNGYLDVTPVKGLTFRSNFGTFLSFNRDGIFQAATSLNRASDATSYTSITNGNTRFYNWDNVLTYNLNKGDHAITITALSSYTHKDADTSSASGVKQVLGTQLFYNLDATEATSRKHQSTYKGAATMSYAARINYSYKGRYLFQFSERMDGASRLAEGHKWAGFPSVSAGWRVSDEPFMRNARNLDDLKLRVTYGVAGNSAISEYGTQSGLTQANNISFGEVPASGYVFNSTIGNTNLGWELSATTNVGLDMSFLNSRINASIDAYNTKTTKLLLLRSLPVSTGVSSVYQNIGSTNNKGIEIALNTVNIAHKHFKWTSTITFTTNRERIKSLVGNKDIIDKETNSLLLGHPVHSFYTYQKRGIWQTNEADKAAALTMGGTAFKPGSIKLADVNRDSVINDADRKYLGSTVPKWSIGWQHTFNYRAFDLGIFVVARWGQMIYGEFLGRYNAGGENGGPAFVNYWTPENPTNDYPRPKKSTKFSDYAGYQSMLYINGSYFKLKNITLGYTLPHAVSNRLSIENLRVYATAANIFTKARSHLLKYYDPERGGAESSPLSKQVVVGLNVDF, translated from the coding sequence ATGCGAGTATCCCTCACCATCCTCCTGACCATTTGTTGTGCAGTCACGTACGCACAAGACACCACACATCATCCACCCGATTCCATGAAGGTGCGCGACCTGAATGAAACCGTCGTAATCGGGTATGGCGTTGTTAAGAAAAGAGATCTCACCGGCGCTGTATACACCATCAAAAAAGATGTGATTATGCAGGCTCCTGTGGCCAATCCGCTGGAATCCCTGCAGGGCAGGGTACCCGGTATGGACATTACCCGCAGCAGTGGCGCTCCCGGCGCCGGTGCGGATGTGCTCATCAGGGGCACCCGCTCTATTGCAGGCGGTAATGGTCCATTGTACATTATTGATGGATTGCAGGGAGGCAGTATGTCTTACCTGAATCCTTCAGACATCGAAAGCGTGGAAGTACTAAAAGACGCCTCTGCCACCGCCATTTATGGTTCACAGGGGGCAAACGGGGTAGTCATCATCACTACTAAAAAAGGAAAACCCGGCAAGACAAAAGTATCCTACAATGGTTACTATGGTGCGAACGGATATACACAATATCCGGCCCCCCGTATGGGTGAAAGCTATCTGCAGCTGAGAAGAGAAGCCTGGAGGGCCAGCCTCAATCCCGGCGAAACCTTACCTGACGATGCCACCATCTTTGCCAACCAGGGTGAGTACGATGCTATTCAAAAGGGCCAGTGGGTCAACTGGGTAGACCTCCTGATGCACAACAGCACCCAGCAGAGTCATTCCGTATCCGTCAGCGGCGGCACTGACAAAACCAAAGCCTTTATGTCTTTCGGCTACTACAGGGAAAACGGCGCATTGAAGTATACGAACCTCACCCGCTATTCTGTACGATTGAACCTGGATCAGGAGATCTCCCGCTTTGCGAAAGCCGGTATCCAGAGCCAGATCAATTATACTTCCCTCAACAAGCGGAAGGATCCTATGAGCGTCGCCTTGTCTACCACCCCACTGGGTGTGCCTTACGATGCATACGGTAATGTAAACGTTTATCCGGTAGCAGGAAATACCAACACTATTTCTCCGCTTACAGATGACAGAGGGCCGACAGTGGCCACGGATCAGACAATCGGTGCGACTGTGTTCATGAATGGTTACCTGGATGTCACACCGGTTAAAGGACTGACTTTCCGCTCTAATTTCGGCACCTTCCTCAGCTTTAACAGGGACGGTATTTTCCAGGCAGCGACCTCTCTGAACAGGGCAAGTGATGCCACCAGTTATACCTCCATCACCAATGGCAATACCCGGTTCTACAACTGGGACAATGTGCTTACCTACAACCTGAATAAAGGCGACCATGCCATTACCATCACCGCCCTGAGCAGCTATACCCACAAGGATGCCGACACCAGTAGTGCATCAGGTGTAAAGCAGGTATTGGGAACACAACTTTTTTATAACCTGGACGCAACAGAAGCTACCAGCAGAAAACACCAGTCTACTTACAAGGGTGCTGCTACTATGTCTTATGCCGCCAGAATTAATTATAGCTATAAGGGTCGCTACCTGTTTCAGTTCAGTGAAAGAATGGATGGTGCTTCCCGGTTGGCCGAAGGACATAAGTGGGCTGGATTCCCTTCTGTCTCTGCAGGTTGGAGAGTAAGTGATGAACCATTCATGCGCAATGCACGTAACCTCGATGACCTGAAGCTGAGAGTGACATATGGTGTAGCAGGTAACTCAGCTATCTCTGAATATGGCACCCAGTCAGGTCTCACACAGGCAAACAATATCTCGTTCGGCGAGGTGCCTGCATCCGGATATGTGTTCAATAGCACTATCGGGAATACCAATCTTGGTTGGGAACTGTCTGCTACTACAAACGTAGGGCTGGATATGTCTTTCCTGAATAGCCGTATCAATGCCAGCATCGATGCGTATAATACAAAAACAACCAAACTGTTATTACTCAGAAGCCTGCCTGTATCCACAGGCGTATCATCTGTATACCAGAATATCGGTTCTACCAACAATAAGGGAATAGAAATCGCATTGAACACGGTGAATATTGCCCACAAACATTTCAAATGGACATCCACCATTACGTTCACAACGAACAGGGAACGAATCAAAAGCCTGGTAGGGAATAAAGATATAATTGATAAGGAAACGAATTCCCTGCTGCTGGGACATCCGGTGCATTCATTTTATACTTACCAGAAGCGGGGTATCTGGCAGACGAACGAAGCGGACAAAGCTGCTGCACTCACCATGGGTGGTACAGCTTTTAAACCCGGCTCCATTAAACTGGCAGACGTGAACCGTGATAGTGTTATTAATGACGCGGACCGCAAGTATTTAGGCTCTACTGTACCTAAATGGTCTATCGGCTGGCAGCATACATTTAACTACCGTGCCTTTGACCTGGGAATATTCGTTGTCGCCCGCTGGGGACAAATGATCTATGGTGAATTTCTGGGTCGTTATAATGCAGGCGGAGAAAATGGAGGTCCTGCTTTTGTGAACTACTGGACACCGGAAAACCCGACCAACGATTATCCCCGGCCTAAGAAAAGCACCAAATTCAGTGACTATGCAGGTTATCAATCCATGCTTTATATAAACGGGTCTTATTTCAAGCTAAAGAATATCACACTGGGTTACACTTTGCCACATGCAGTGAGTAACAGGCTTTCTATTGAGAACCTGCGTGTGTATGCCACTGCTGCTAACATATTTACAAAGGCACGTAGCCACCTGCTGAAATATTATGATCCGGAAAGAGGGGGTGCTGAATCATCACCATTGAGCAAACAGGTAGTAGTAGGATTAAATGTGGATTTCTAA
- a CDS encoding RagB/SusD family nutrient uptake outer membrane protein, with protein sequence MKNYLLIILMLTGITACSLDEYNPSGITADAIWSSPEGFITVVNSAYSEQRAWYGKDNGEWMGEMGTDLWFNSQRANYANELMRYENFIPSKGNPNITTWGNMYKAINICNAGINRIGNAGFTDTVMRNQREGELRYLRAFYYYHVVEQWGGVILSTTETNDAIVTATRSDVKDFYKLILSDLDYAARHLPVSYGAEYSRATQKSALAMLARANLACAYYYTGGEQQEYFKKAKAAVDEIIARKGEFGVALWDNYADVFNPKNNKQNKEALYTISNSLTYSLDYDQNANRLHMWFLTTYSSKPGLQQSMDYGRDGTRYFMPTRALLDFFDDEKDSRFDGSFQTVWICNKAYTWTETDVKNYGKDPSLVGRTMVVGVDTAMYITKHSVSDKSTRPYLVIDRDSVYNTNGTIKVGNDYVPLKKFMDPVTRTAANAQPGFLDVLVIRLAEMYLIGAEAAYQLGDNSAAAAYINVLRTRAAKKTPVDYTAAMQITANDVTLDFILDERARELAGEHVRWFDLKRTDKLVDRIHTYNPDVTQVQEFHRLRPVPQTQIDALTNGTEFGQNPGY encoded by the coding sequence ATGAAAAACTATTTACTCATCATATTAATGCTCACAGGTATTACAGCCTGTAGCCTCGATGAATACAATCCTTCGGGCATTACTGCCGATGCGATCTGGTCCAGCCCGGAAGGATTTATCACTGTTGTGAATTCCGCCTATTCAGAACAACGCGCCTGGTATGGAAAAGATAATGGAGAATGGATGGGCGAGATGGGAACTGACCTATGGTTCAACTCACAGCGTGCTAATTATGCCAATGAGCTGATGCGCTATGAGAACTTTATACCCAGCAAAGGTAATCCCAACATTACTACCTGGGGAAATATGTACAAAGCCATCAATATCTGTAATGCAGGAATCAACCGTATTGGCAATGCAGGTTTTACAGACACGGTGATGCGCAATCAGCGGGAAGGGGAATTGCGCTACCTCCGCGCATTCTATTACTACCATGTAGTAGAACAATGGGGTGGTGTAATCCTGTCTACAACCGAAACAAACGATGCGATTGTAACTGCAACCCGTAGCGATGTCAAAGATTTTTATAAACTCATTCTCAGTGACCTGGACTATGCAGCCAGGCACCTGCCTGTAAGTTATGGTGCAGAATACAGCAGGGCTACACAAAAATCTGCGCTGGCTATGCTGGCACGTGCAAACCTTGCCTGCGCGTATTATTATACAGGTGGTGAACAGCAGGAATATTTCAAAAAAGCAAAAGCTGCGGTGGATGAGATCATTGCCCGCAAAGGTGAATTTGGTGTAGCATTGTGGGATAACTACGCGGATGTTTTCAATCCTAAAAATAATAAGCAGAACAAAGAAGCATTGTATACGATCAGTAATTCGCTGACCTATTCATTGGACTATGATCAGAATGCAAACCGGCTGCATATGTGGTTCCTCACAACCTACAGCTCTAAACCCGGTTTGCAGCAGAGTATGGATTATGGAAGAGATGGTACCCGCTACTTTATGCCTACCCGTGCCTTGCTGGATTTCTTTGATGATGAAAAGGATAGTCGTTTTGATGGTTCTTTTCAGACAGTGTGGATTTGTAACAAAGCATATACCTGGACAGAAACAGATGTGAAAAACTATGGCAAAGATCCATCGCTGGTTGGGCGAACAATGGTAGTTGGTGTGGATACCGCAATGTATATCACTAAACATTCAGTATCTGACAAGAGCACCCGTCCTTACCTCGTCATAGATCGTGACAGTGTGTACAATACAAATGGAACCATCAAGGTGGGAAATGATTATGTGCCATTGAAAAAGTTCATGGACCCTGTTACCCGTACCGCCGCCAATGCACAACCCGGTTTCCTGGATGTATTGGTGATCCGGCTGGCAGAAATGTACCTGATCGGAGCAGAAGCTGCTTACCAGTTGGGCGATAACAGTGCCGCCGCTGCCTACATCAATGTATTGAGAACAAGAGCTGCTAAGAAAACACCTGTTGATTATACAGCTGCCATGCAGATCACAGCCAATGATGTGACGCTCGATTTCATTCTTGATGAAAGAGCGAGAGAACTGGCGGGTGAGCACGTTCGCTGGTTTGATCTGAAACGTACGGATAAACTTGTAGACCGTATTCATACCTACAATCCGGATGTAACACAGGTACAGGAGTTCCATCGGCTGCGCCCGGTGCCACAGACACAGATAGATGCATTAACGAATGGAACTGAATTTGGGCAAAACCCCGGCTATTAA
- a CDS encoding exo-alpha-sialidase: MRILIAILLCTTTVMAQDKVHYSGSTLVNVDYHHGQLQPATGVHNIQVMRANRSNGGWTYNHAPMLAYWNNQFYLEYLSDSIGESVPPGRTLLVTSKDGQAWSEPLVIFPPYKIPDGTSKEGHPGVARNLYAVMHQRMGFYVSKSNHLLVLGYYGICLDAKDDPNDGKGIGRVVREILPDGKHGPIYFLHYNKGWNSGNTSYPAYTTSKDKAFIAACNELMATPLMMMQWNEEADRDDPLIPLQKNYKAFCYYHLPNHDVVGLWKNALSAISKDEGKTWSAVARAPGFVNSNAKIWGQRTADGRYVTVYNPSEYRWPLALSVSDDGLDYKKLLLVNGEVPPMRYGGNYKSYGPQYVRGIEEGNGTPEDGKVWVTYSMNKEDIWVAAIPVPVTTDASDSSWNTYSPLWAPVIIDGEHITLSDKDPFDYAKAEKVITPASQLEVSFTVTPKQNNYGQLQIELVDKKGTGGIRLIFDADSTLKAKAGARYKNFLKYAPDSVYHIRLTVNTINRFYTVHVNGKDVLTSLSFAPIDAVARIVFRTGEPRHFPDADTPADVDTDLPDGNSVEPNTAIYYIQSLKTKVL, translated from the coding sequence ATGAGGATACTGATCGCGATTTTATTGTGTACGACAACTGTGATGGCACAGGACAAAGTACATTATTCAGGTAGTACGCTGGTGAATGTTGATTACCACCACGGGCAGTTACAACCTGCTACGGGTGTGCACAACATACAGGTGATGCGGGCCAATCGTAGTAATGGTGGCTGGACTTACAACCATGCCCCCATGCTGGCTTACTGGAATAACCAGTTTTACCTGGAATACCTGAGCGATAGTATCGGCGAAAGCGTACCTCCGGGCCGTACGCTGCTCGTGACATCCAAAGACGGACAGGCCTGGTCAGAACCATTGGTTATATTCCCCCCCTATAAGATCCCGGATGGCACTTCGAAAGAAGGCCATCCCGGGGTTGCTCGTAATCTGTATGCAGTCATGCATCAGCGGATGGGGTTTTATGTATCAAAGAGTAATCACTTGCTGGTATTGGGTTACTATGGCATTTGCCTGGATGCAAAAGATGATCCTAATGATGGCAAAGGAATAGGAAGGGTGGTGAGAGAAATACTGCCTGATGGAAAACATGGACCTATCTATTTTCTACATTATAACAAGGGTTGGAATAGTGGTAACACGTCTTATCCTGCGTATACTACCAGCAAAGACAAGGCATTTATAGCGGCATGCAATGAGCTGATGGCTACGCCACTCATGATGATGCAGTGGAATGAGGAAGCTGATAGAGATGATCCGTTAATCCCTTTACAAAAAAATTATAAAGCATTTTGTTATTACCACCTGCCTAACCATGATGTGGTGGGATTGTGGAAAAATGCGCTTTCTGCTATTAGTAAAGATGAAGGCAAAACATGGTCTGCGGTGGCCCGTGCGCCGGGTTTTGTAAATAGTAATGCGAAGATATGGGGACAACGTACTGCTGATGGCAGATATGTGACAGTATACAATCCTTCTGAATACAGGTGGCCATTGGCCCTATCTGTGAGTGATGATGGGCTTGATTATAAAAAATTATTACTGGTAAATGGAGAAGTACCGCCTATGCGTTATGGAGGTAATTATAAATCTTATGGGCCACAGTATGTACGGGGAATAGAGGAAGGCAATGGTACGCCTGAGGATGGCAAAGTATGGGTGACTTATAGTATGAACAAGGAGGATATATGGGTGGCGGCTATACCGGTACCGGTTACAACAGATGCTTCTGATTCCTCGTGGAATACATACAGTCCTTTATGGGCACCGGTGATTATTGATGGGGAGCATATCACGCTTTCTGATAAAGATCCTTTTGATTATGCAAAAGCAGAAAAGGTGATCACGCCTGCATCGCAATTAGAGGTTTCTTTTACTGTTACCCCAAAGCAAAATAATTATGGTCAGTTGCAAATTGAGTTAGTCGATAAAAAAGGCACAGGGGGTATTCGGCTCATCTTTGATGCAGATAGCACATTGAAAGCAAAGGCTGGTGCACGTTATAAAAACTTTCTAAAGTATGCACCTGATTCCGTATATCATATTCGTCTTACTGTCAATACTATCAATCGTTTTTACACCGTGCATGTAAATGGCAAAGATGTATTGACCAGTTTGAGTTTTGCACCGATAGATGCAGTAGCCAGAATTGTATTCCGTACAGGGGAGCCCCGTCATTTCCCGGATGCAGATACTCCTGCAGATGTAGATACGGATCTGCCGGATGGAAATAGTGTAGAGCCTAATACTGCTATTTATTATATCCAGTCACTTAAAACGAAAGTATTGTAA